The proteins below are encoded in one region of Planctopirus limnophila DSM 3776:
- a CDS encoding SDR family NAD(P)-dependent oxidoreductase, whose product MKLLGKNALVTGSSRGIGRGCAIELARAGANVAINYFSNRDEAESLAREIEALGRKAVIFQGDVSQQEVIERMIDETAQALGSLDLFVSNAVYSDREPMLKANLDGFRRTIDVCMWGAFYGVRAAALKMVAQGQGGAMAVISSPHAVIAIPTAMAYNMAKAAIDHMARTAAIELAPHRIRINIIHPGWIDTPGERKFFTEEQLAEGARKLPFGRLGQPEEIGKAVAFALSDDAAYMTGSTLLIDGGVSLPWWSNRESGQQ is encoded by the coding sequence ATGAAACTTCTTGGCAAGAATGCATTGGTCACTGGTTCGTCTCGCGGGATTGGTCGAGGTTGTGCGATTGAGTTGGCACGGGCCGGGGCCAATGTGGCGATCAATTATTTCAGCAATCGGGACGAAGCCGAATCGCTTGCTCGGGAGATTGAAGCACTGGGCCGGAAGGCAGTGATCTTTCAGGGCGATGTCTCACAGCAGGAGGTGATTGAACGAATGATCGACGAGACCGCCCAGGCGCTGGGCAGTCTGGATCTGTTTGTCTCGAATGCGGTCTATAGTGATCGTGAGCCGATGCTTAAAGCCAATCTCGATGGGTTCCGTCGCACGATTGATGTCTGCATGTGGGGCGCGTTCTATGGCGTGCGTGCTGCGGCACTGAAAATGGTCGCTCAAGGGCAAGGCGGAGCAATGGCAGTGATCAGTTCACCCCACGCCGTCATCGCCATCCCGACAGCCATGGCCTATAACATGGCGAAGGCGGCGATCGACCACATGGCCCGCACTGCGGCTATCGAACTGGCACCCCATCGCATCCGCATCAATATCATTCACCCCGGCTGGATTGATACACCCGGCGAACGTAAGTTTTTTACCGAAGAGCAATTAGCCGAAGGAGCCAGAAAACTCCCCTTTGGTCGGCTGGGACAACCCGAAGAGATTGGAAAGGCAGTAGCCTTTGCACTCAGTGATGACGCCGCCTATATGACGGGTAGCACACTCTTGATCGATGGTGGTGTCAGCCTTCCCTGGTGGTCAAATCGGGAATCTGGCCAGCAATAG
- a CDS encoding sulfate/molybdate ABC transporter ATP-binding protein: MSIRVEQVTKRFGAFTALDRLTVEAKGGELLALLGPSGSGKTTLLRIIAGLEHADEGVVRYEEEDVTGTHPRQRGVGFVFQHYALFRHMTVFDNIGFGMRIRKESRQIITQRVRELLHLVRLEGLENRFPAQLSGGQRQRVALARALAVQPKVLLLDEPFGALDAKVRQELRQWLRQLHDEVPITTIFVTHDQEEAFEVADRVVVMKSGRIEQVGSPQEVFDHPANPFVMDFLGHVNVFHGRVHDGKMVAGGIEFNAPENSANAPNATAYVRPHDVDLTRIPESTESIRVKILQINPAGAVARVRCYSEEFGITLQIDLSRDRYLALKPVAGEELFASPRHARIFSPKEDYSI; the protein is encoded by the coding sequence ATGTCCATTCGTGTTGAACAGGTCACAAAACGATTCGGTGCTTTTACGGCACTCGACCGCTTGACCGTAGAAGCCAAAGGTGGCGAACTGCTGGCGCTCCTGGGCCCCAGTGGCTCCGGGAAAACCACGCTGCTCAGAATCATTGCCGGTCTCGAGCATGCTGATGAAGGGGTTGTGCGTTACGAAGAGGAGGATGTGACTGGTACTCATCCCCGGCAACGCGGGGTGGGCTTTGTCTTTCAGCACTATGCCCTGTTCCGTCACATGACCGTCTTCGACAATATTGGCTTTGGCATGCGGATTCGGAAAGAATCCAGGCAGATAATTACTCAGCGTGTCCGCGAACTGCTGCATCTGGTGAGGCTGGAAGGGCTCGAAAATCGCTTCCCGGCACAGCTTTCGGGCGGACAACGACAACGTGTGGCTCTAGCTCGCGCTCTCGCTGTGCAGCCGAAAGTGCTCTTACTTGATGAACCCTTTGGCGCTCTCGATGCGAAGGTTCGTCAGGAATTGCGGCAATGGCTCCGCCAATTGCACGATGAAGTACCGATCACCACGATTTTCGTGACTCACGATCAGGAAGAGGCGTTTGAAGTGGCCGACCGGGTGGTGGTCATGAAATCAGGAAGGATCGAGCAGGTTGGCTCCCCGCAGGAAGTGTTCGATCACCCGGCTAACCCGTTTGTGATGGATTTTCTTGGGCATGTGAACGTGTTCCACGGACGTGTCCACGATGGCAAAATGGTGGCGGGTGGAATTGAGTTCAATGCCCCAGAAAACTCTGCCAACGCTCCCAACGCAACGGCCTACGTACGACCGCATGATGTCGATCTCACGCGGATTCCTGAAAGTACCGAATCAATCCGCGTAAAAATTCTACAGATCAACCCTGCGGGAGCCGTCGCCCGCGTCCGCTGCTATTCGGAAGAGTTCGGGATCACCCTGCAGATCGACTTGAGCCGAGATCGCTACCTGGCGCTGAAGCCTGTCGCTGGCGAAGAATTGTTCGCCTCACCACGCCATGCCCGGATCTTCTCGCCTAAGGAAGATTACTCAATCTGA